Genomic DNA from Hypomesus transpacificus isolate Combined female chromosome 19, fHypTra1, whole genome shotgun sequence:
TTGCACATAAATTAACATAATCAAGTGAAACATAAAACAGCATCAAATAGGACTGAAACATAAACAAGCCAGACATTGCTCTTTGGTAACTAATCATGTGCCACAATATTTCTGAAATAGTTCAAACAAATTTTACATaatagggtaaaaaaaaaatctgactgCTGAGAACCCATTAAGTGCATCTACAATGATGTGCTCTAAGAGTTGCATTTTTTAGGAGATGAGAATTCACAACTGTATCATACTACAGATATCCTTGTCAAGTAGTTTTGTGGAACCATTCAGATTGCTTTAACGGATTCAGGACCATGTAGTTCAAAGGAGGATGGCCAAGTGACTAAGTGGGGGCTGCCACAGTGCCTTTTTTGTCACTGAAGAAACTTTTTAGCATCAGGACTTGCCCGATGCTGACCGCAAATAGAATGAAGGTCTCTCCAATGGACCAGTAGCTCACACGTTCATGAAGGTCTTCTGCTCGGATACGGTCATGTGCCTCCCGTAACCTGTACCACGTTTGAGAGTCAGACACCACCTTAAGAATTTCATGGATAGAGAGGCATGCTGACTCCATCTGAAATATAGATTGTTTAGAgaaaaagtttttttcttttcttataTGAAGCATTAGAGATCCTTTGAGCATTGAATAGGAACCTGGCAACGCTTAACAGACAGTTGTTCTGAAGTTTACCTGGGTCAGTGCTGTGGCTTTGTTCATGTCAGGGAGAAGTGGCCTTTCATCCCCTGCACGGAAGTCCAGGTAAACTATTTTGTGGGAGAACGTGGAGAATTCATTGCTGAAGCATACTTTGTAAACACCTTTCATGGTTGTGGTGTGAGAAAAACTGTCATATTGCTTCTTCCTATCCTGATAGAGGACATTGCTCAAAGGATCTGTGACAAAGCAGTCTACATCATAGTTTCCCCCTGCAATTACCTAAAAAGGAAGGGAGAAAAGTATTAGGAATATAAGTCAACCAAGGTGTTCAATCCTTCATGTCGGCTACGTGTTTAAACCTTTTCTAGACAAAAATCGTACTAAAATCAACCATGCTAATAATGCATATGACTCCAAACAGCGTTATCTAATATCACTTACTTGAAAGTCTATGTCAAATCTCACGCCATTCTCAAGTTCTTCGTAGAAACATTGCTTTTCGTTGTCCGGTAATTCAAACGTTAACTCTGTGCTACAAACACAGATAACATGTAACATCAAACTGCAAAGTCCAAGGTAACGCATGATGCAGCTAGATAATAGGAGAGCaaaactttaaaatatttaCTGTCACAATTACAAAGTACGCCGTTTTAGGAAACAGAATTATTCCTTGCAGTGAATGTGACATATGAGGCTCAAAAACTTTTCTAATCTCAACCACAACTGACGTGGCATGGTATTAAACCTCTTCCGGGTCACGGTGCTTCTTCATAATGTAAACAAGAGAGACTGGTTGACGCGAACGCTGACGTTGAACCAGCACAGAATTCTTATTTGATGTTTCTGCTTTTTCTATTGTATTGTAAAACTGctattaataaatacatttaattaaaaaattaagtaaaaaaagtaTTACAAAAAGACTCACAGCACAGGGACACCTACCGTGGGAGGGACCATGTATGTCTATGGGAgggaccagagccatagaaaaagagagttgcgacacttccatagactcccattgttatcgaggaatgcggaagttaagcatgtctcatgcaacctatagttccaaacattgtattttccaccgttgaaccccattcattttcagtgtctacgaagtaagttagctggtaaattgatgaaaatcatgcattttttcatatttcaaccaccacatatcaattgttatgagtagtatttcatatggccaacttaagataaacattttcgtaagattatagcttgttagattctaaatgcagttagagctgttagagccatatatggcttatggggtccgaagcaagtgagctggtaaattgatgaaaatcctgcattttttcatatttcaaccaccacatatcaattgttattagtagtatttcatatagccagctgtagagaaaatgtattgtaagattatggcttgttagattctaaatgcagtttgcagtagactatagtagagctatatgcaacacatttactgtagctagctaaagagcatgtgtatcaaccagaagttcgttggtttatagtctgtcaaattagttctagttattggtgtt
This window encodes:
- the tmed3 gene encoding transmembrane emp24 domain-containing protein 3; the protein is MRYLGLCSLMLHVICVCSTELTFELPDNEKQCFYEELENGVRFDIDFQVIAGGNYDVDCFVTDPLSNVLYQDRKKQYDSFSHTTTMKGVYKVCFSNEFSTFSHKIVYLDFRAGDERPLLPDMNKATALTQMESACLSIHEILKVVSDSQTWYRLREAHDRIRAEDLHERVSYWSIGETFILFAVSIGQVLMLKSFFSDKKGTVAAPT